The genome window ACATCGCTGTACTGCATCGACGCTATGTCGACCTGGCTAGCCGCTTCAAGTCGGCTTGGACGTTTCACCAATTCCTCCAGGGTATCCAGAAGTTCTTCGCCGAGGTCGAGATCGGGCGTTACCCGTCCGACTTCCAGGAGATCCACGGGATCCTCAAGTCGATCGCCGACAATCTGAACAGCGGCGAGAGCGACAAGCTCTCCCGCCAGCTCGACCAGGTCGAGCGCCAGCTCGGCCAGATGACCGGCATTCTCTCCGCCACCGATTCCCGGGTCTCCGCTTCGCTGCTGCGCCAGTTCTTCGATCGCGTCAAGAATTTCGACGAACAGATCCTAGCCCAGATGGTGCGCTTCTATCTCGCCACTTCTTCCGAAGGCAGCCTGGGCGGGGAACGTCAGGACAAGCTGGATTTTCTGGTGTCCAAACTCTCGGAAGAGGTCGATCGCGTGACCGGGCTCTCCATCCTGCGCGACCGCACCCGGCTGCGCGAGCTGTTCGAGGGCTTCTGGGCGGCACTCCCGGAGGTGGAGATCGATCCGGCGATGCTCGCTTCGCGCCGCGCGCAAGTGGAAGAGTTCCGCCGTGAGCTGGCCGGGCTCGCCAGCTTCGAAGCACTCACCGGCAGCGGCTTCATCCAGCGCTACCGCGAGCTCAAGCACGAGATGGGTCGCTACCTCTTCCAGCCGGAGCTGATGATCGCCGTCGTCGAGACGAATCTGGCGGTCAAGAACAAGGTGCGCCAGTACTACCGCTCCGAAGAGCAGCGGGTCCTCGACGAGTCGAACCGGATTCTCGAGCTCGAGAACGAGGTCGGGAGCGACGCGCCGCTGGCGGCGGAGATCTCGGACCTCCGCCAGTCGATGGAGCAGCTCGAGCGCAGTCAGCAACGCGACAACGTCAAACTGGGGGATCTCGACCTCCTGCGCCGCCAGGTCGGCGAGCTGGCGCCCCGTCTCGCGGCGCGCCGGGATCTGCGCACGAAAGGCGATTCCGGAGCTTCCGGGCAGTTCGCGCGGGAGATCCTCTCCGCGAGCCGGGAAGCGGGAACGGCGCCTGCCGGTGGCCCGGTTCCGAGCCATCTGCAGGAGATCGTCGACGCTCTCGAATCGACCGACGAGAAGGCCGACCCGAAGGCCGTGGCGCTGTCGCGCGACATTTACCATCTCCGCCTCGAGCCCCGGGAGGTCACCGCCTATCGCCAGGTCTACCTGACGCCGGGCGGCGACTCCGAAGTCGAACGCTTCCTGCTCGAGGCGGCGGCGCTGCGCCTGCGCATCAACCAGGAGGCCGCCGAGATCGCCGAGCTCCTCGACGAGACGGCGGTCACCAAAGACGCCCCGGTCTTCGAGCGCGCGCGTCTGACGACGCGGGTCGCCGACACCCTGGTGCAGCGCTTCAGCAGTGTCATCGACGCCGCCGTCCAGGATGGGAATTTCACCGAGGCGCAGCAGCTCCAGCTCCTGCGCATGCGGCTGATCCGCGACTACTCGGGTCTCTGGCTACTGGTCAACCGGCCGTCCTCGACCTGAGACCGCCCCCCGCGGCCGGACGAGGCGGAGGGGCGCGGGTCGGCTTTGGGCCGGCACTCGAGACTCCGGGCTCAGTCGAGCGCGGGATCGCCGAGCAGCGCCGCGAGCAGGCTCTTGACCCGTGAAGCGGCCGCTCGACCGGCTTCGAGCACCTCCTCGTGGTGGAGCGGCGCGTCGGTGACTCCCGCGCCGGGGTTGGCCACCAGCGACAGGACGAGGCACTTCATCCCGAGGTGCCGGGCGGCGACGATCTCGTGGACGGTCGACATCCCGACGAGATCGGCGCCCAGGATGCGCAGCATTCGAACCTCCGCCGGGGTCTCGTAGCTCGGTCCGTTGAGGCCGGCGTAGACCCCCTCCTGGAGCTCGAAGCCGAGGTCCCTTGCCCGCCTCCCGGCGAGCTCGCGCAGCCCTGGGTCGAAGGCGTCGAGCATGTCGGGAAAGCGCGCCCCCCAGGCCGCGGGTGGGTCCCCCGACAGCGGGTTGCCGCCGGTGAGATTCAGCTGGTCGGAAACCGCTGCGAGTGTCCCTGCGGGCCATTCCGGGCGGACGCCCCCGGCGGCGTTGGTCATGACGAGCGTCTTCGTGCCGAGGAGCGCCGCGAAGCGGATCGGGAAGACGACGTCGGCCGGCGTATAGCCCTGGTAGCCGTGGATGCGCCCGCGGAAGTAGAGGACACGGCGGCCGCCCGGCAACTCGAGAAGCTCCACCTCGTGCCGGTGCCCGGGGACCGAAAGTACCGGGAACGGCAGCCAATCGGCGAGCGGTTCGGGGCCGGCGATCGGCACTCCAAGGTCGACGGAAAGCCCGGAGCCGGCGACCAGGGCGACGTCGGGCACCGGGCGTCCGAGCTCCCGCCAGCGGGCGACGGCCTGCACGAGTTCCTCCTGCCAGTGGCGCATGGCGGAGAATCCTAGCAGCAGGATTCGGCTGTGGCTTTCGGGTATTCTTCGCCTCCGATGTCGGAGCTCGACGAACAGATCGCCAATCGCAGAAGGAAGCGCGCCGAACTGGCAGCGCGGGGAGTCGACGCCTTCCCGGCGCGGTGCGACTTCGACCTCGAACCCGCCGCCGTGCAGGCGCAGTTCGGTGCCACCAGCGCCGAAGATCTCGCGTCGGGCAAGCAACGGTTGCGTGTCCCGGGCCGCGTCCGGGCCATCCGCGAGCAGGGCAAGCTCGTTTTCGTCGACCTTCACGACGGCACCGCGAAGCTCCAGCTCTTCATCCGCAGGAACCTGCTCGACGCGGCCTCGGTCGAGCTGCTGGATGCCCTCGACCTCGGGGACTATCTGCTCGCCGAGGGCGAGCTGCTGCGGACCCGGGTGGGGGAGCTGTCCATCGCCCCCGAACGCCTGACCCTGCTCGCGAAGGCCCTGCGCCCGCTGCCGGAGAAGTGGCACGGTCTGGCCGACACCGAGATCCGCTACCGCCAGCGCTACCTCGACCTGGTGGCGAATCCCGAGTCGCGGCGCGTGTTCGAGATCCGGGCCGGCATCGTCAGCGGTTTGAGGGCCTACTTCGACCGCCACGGCTTCCTCGAGGTCGAGACGCCGATGATGCAGGCAGTACCGGGGGGTGCCTCGGCGCGCCCCTTCGTGACCCATCACAACGCGCTCGACATCGACCTCTACCTGCGCATCGCGCCCGAGCTCTACCTCAAGCGCCTCCTGGTCGGCGGTATGCACCGGGTTTACGAGATCAATCGCAACTTCCGCAACGAGGGGCTGTCGACCCAGCACAATCCCGAGTTCACGATGCTCGAGTTCTACTGGGCCTACAGCAATTACGAGCACCTCATGGACGTCACCGAGGAGCTGCTGGTCGAGCTTGCTGAGCGAATTCTGGGAACGAAGAAGCTTCTCTACAAAGGAAAAGAGCTGGATTTGACGCCGCCTTGGCCCAGGCTGAGCATGGGGGCCGCTCTGCAGCGCTTCGCGGGTGTGTCCGCAGAGCAGACTTCGACTGCCGCCGGTTTGATCGCGGCATTTCGCGAGCGCGGGATCGAAGTGCCGAAGACGGCGCTCGGTGCCGGCGGGGCCAACTATGGCCTTCTCCTGAGTGCGCTGTTCGAGGAGCTCTGCGAGGAGCACCTCGAGCAGCCGGTCTTCATCATCGACCATCCGGTCGAGATCTCGCCGTTGTCGAAGCAGAAGCCGTCGGACCCGCGTTTCACCGAGCGCTTCGAGCTCTACCTCGGTGGCATGGAGATCGCGAACGCCTTCTCGGAGTTGAACGATCCGGACGTTCAGGCGGAGCGCTTCCGCCAGCAGCTCACGGCGCGCGAGGCCGGCGATGGCGAGGCCCACCGCTTCGACGCCGATTATGTGCGGGCGCTCGAGCACGCCATGCCACCGGCCGGCGGCGAAGGCATCGGCATCGACCGCCTGACCATGATCTTCGCCGACCGCGCCTCGATCCGCGACGTCATTCTTTTTCCGCTGCTGCGCCCGGAGCGCGCCGACACCGCGACCGAAGCGACCACCGACGAGGCCTCGGGCAAGGCTGCAGGCGGAGTCGCGGCACCAGCCGCCGCGGCCGGAGACGCGGTCGAAACGAAGTGAGCGCCGGCAATCTGCCGTTCTCTCTCGCGCTCGCCCTGCGCTATCTCCGCAGCACCCGCAAGGACGCCTTCGTCAGCTTTCTGTCGCTCGTGGCGGCGGCAGGCATCGGCCTCGGCGTCGCCGCGCTCGTGCTGGCGCTCGCGGCGCTCACCGGCATGCAGGAGGCGCTGACGAGCGAGATCCTGGCGCGCACGCCGGCGCTCGAGGTCCAGCTCCCGGCTCGCCTGGGACCGGCGGCGGTGGCCCTCCTGGCTGAGAGCCTCCGGAGCGACTCCGAGGTGACGGCGGTGCAGCAGGCGCTCTCCGGCAAGGGCTGGATCGTCGTTTCCGGCCGGGCCATGCCGGTCGAGGTGACCGGCTTCGAGGGCGAGGTACCGGCGCAGTTTCCAGGCGCCTCCGGCGAACCGCCGGGTCTCTACCTCGGCGACCGGGAGGCGGCGCGGCTGGGTATCGCCCCGGCGACCATCGTCACGATCGCCTCGCCGCGCCCGACCCTGACGCCTTTCGGGCCGCAACCGCGAGCCGTGAATCTGCGCCTCGCGGGACTCTTCCACTCCGGGAAGTCCGAGCAGCGGGCGCGGGCGGCGCTGCCGATCGAACGCGCCGTGCAGCTGTTCGGGGCGGACCGGCCGCGGCGCCTGCTCGTGACGCTCACCAGTCTCGATGCGGCGGCAGGAGTCGCCACGCGGCTCTCGTCCCGGGTTCCCGAGGGCTCACGCATTTCGACCTGGCAGGAGCTCAACCGCCCGCTCTTCTTCGCTCTGCGCCTGGAGAAGAGCGTGATGTTCGTCGCCGTCTCGTTGATCGTGGTCGTCGCCGCGCTCGCCCTGATCGCGGATCTCTCCCTGATCGCCGCCAACAAGCGGCGCGAGATCGGCCTGCTCATCGCCATGGGAGGGAGCGCCGGCACACTGCGCGCCGCGTTCTGCTGGCTGGGGGCGATGCTCGGCGGCATCGGCACCCTCGCCGGCGCGGCGGTCGGCTCGGCGGCGGCGGTGATCCTCGACCGGGCGCGGCTCATTCGCATGCCGGGAGACGTCTACTTCCTCGACTATCTGCCGTTCGCGGTGCCGGTCCGGGACCTCGCGGTCATCGTCGCCGTGACCCTGCTCTGGGCCCTCGCCTGCTCCTGGTACGGCGCTTCGCGCGTCGCGCAGCTCGATCCGATGGCGGCGTTGCGGTCATGAAAGGCGGATCATGACGATCGCGATATCGATGCGTGGTGTCGACAAGAGCTATCGCGACGCGGCCCGGACGGTGGAGGTGCTGCGCGCCATCGACCTCGCGGTGGAGGGCGGGGACCGGCTGGCCATCGTCGGGCCGTCGGGCTCCGGCAAGTCGACGCTCCTCCACCTCCTGGGCGGGCTCGACCGGCCGGACGCCGGAGAGATCGTGGTCGGAGAGCGATCCCTCGCCAACCTCGGCGCAGCCGAGCTCGCGGCCTTCCGCAACCGCACGATCGGCTTCGTCTTCCAGTTCCAGCAACTGCTGGCGGATTTCACGGCGCTCGAGAACGTCATGATTCCGGGACGGATCGCCGGCATCCCCGCGGCCGAGCTCGCCGTGCGCGCCCGCCGCCTCCTCGCGCAGGTGGGGATGGTGGAACGCGAGGAGCATTTTCCGTCGCAGCTCTCGGGTGGTGAGCAGCAGCGGGTGGCGCTGTGTCGCGCCCTGCTTCTCGACCCGCCGCTGCTGCTCGCCGACGAGCCCACGGGGAGCCTCGACCCGGAATCCGGCGCGGCGGTGGTCGAGCTCCTGGAGACTCTCCAGAGCGGCCGGGGGATGACCGCGATCGTGGTCACCCACAATCCGGTGCTGGCTCGGCGATGTGATAGAATTTTGCGGCTGGAAGGGGGAGCGCTGCACTCCGAAAGTGTTTGATTTGCAAGCACTTCGGGGATTTTCCTCAAGGAGTCGAGAGTGTTCGAGAAGTTCAACGAGAAGGCGCGTCGGGCGCTGTTTTTCGCCCGCTACGAGGCTTCCAAGCTCGGCAGCCGGGTCATCGAGTCCGAGCATGTGCTGCTCGGAATTCTGCGCGAGGGCGAAGAGACGGTCACCGAGCTCTTCCGCCGGTTCCATGCCCGTCCGGAAGACGTCCGGCGCGAGATCGAAGGAGAGCGCGTTTTCGTCGAGCGCATCTCGTCCACGGCGGAGCTGCCGCTTTCCGAGGAGTCCAAGAAGATCCTCGCCTACGCCGCCCACGAAGCCGAGTCGATGCTGCACGCGGCGGTGGGTTCGGAGCATCTTCTGGTCGGCATCCTGCGCGTCGAGGGCTCCGTCGCGGCGCGCATCCTGACGCAGCAGAGTTTCGACGTCTACACCCTGCGGGAAGAGGTTCTGGCGATCGCCAAGGAGCGCGAGGCGTCGCTCCAGAAGAAAGAGCTGCCGTTCCTCTCGGAGTACAGCCGCGATCTCACCGCGCTCGCCACCCAGGGCAGCTTCGACCCGCTGATCGGCCGCGAACGCGAAGTCGAGCGCATCGTGCAGATCCTGTCGCGGCGCACCAAGAACAATCCGATTCTGCTGGGCGAGCCCGGAGTCGGGAAGACCGCGATCGTCGAAGGGCTGGCGCTGCGCATCGTCGAAGGGCGCGTGCCGATCTTCCTGGCGCAGAAGCGCGTGCTGGCGCTCGACCTGTCGCTGATCGTCGCCGGCACCAAGTATCGCGGGCAGTTCGAGGAGCGCCTCAAGGGCATCCTCAAGGAGCTCAAGGAGTCGAAGGACATCATCGTCTTCGTCGACGAGATCCACTCCCTGATCGGCGCCGGCTCGGCCGAAGGCTCGCTCGACGCCGCCAACATCCTCAAGCCGGCGCTGTCGCGCGGCGAGGTGAGCTGCATCGGCGCCACGACGATCAAGGAGTACCGGAAGTTCATCGAGAAGGACCGCTCGCTCCTGCGGCGGTTCCAGTCGGTGCAGGTCTCGCCGCCGAACCAGGAGGAGACGCTGCAGATCCTCGATGGCGTGAAGGATCGCTACGAGTCGTTCCACAAGGTGCGGTACTCGAGCGACGCGCTGCGCCGGGCGATCTACCAGACCTCGCGCTACATCACCGACCGCTTCCAGCCCGACAAGGCGATCGACGTCATCGACGAAGCCGGGGCGAAGGTCAAGCTGCGCAAGGTCAAGGACACCCAGAACCTCCGGCGTCTGGAGCAGGAGATCCGGCAGGTGGTCCGCGACATGAAGAGCGCGATCTCGGAGAAGAACTTCGAATCGGCGGTGTTCCTGCGCGAGCGTGAGATCGAGCTGCGCGAGGACCTCGAGCGGATGGGGGCGGCCTCCGACGAGGACGCCGAGCTCGAAGTGACCACCCGGGATATCGAGGAGGTCATCGCCGCCTGGACCGGGATCCCCGTCTCGAGCCTTCAGGAGGACGAGGCGGAGCGGCTCCTGCACATGGAGGAGACGCTGCGCAAGCACGTCGTGGGGCAGGAGATGGCGATCTCGGGCATCTCCCGCGCCATCCGCCGCTCGCGCCTCGGCGTTGCCAACCCGCAGCGGCCCATGGGGTCGTTCATCTTTCTCGGACCTTCGGGAGTGGGCAAGACCGAGGTCGCGCGCCGGCTCGCCGAGTTCCTCTTCGGCTCGCAGCACGCCCTGGTGCGTTTCGACATGAGCGAGTACATGGAGAAGCATGCCGTCTCCAAGCTCATCGGATCCCCCCCGGGCTATATCGGCCACGAGGAGGGCGGGCAGCTCACGGAACGAGTCCGCCGGCAGCCGTACTCCCTCGTCCTGTTCGACGAGATCGAGAAGGCCCACCCGGATGTCGCCAACCTCCTGCTGCAGATCCTCGACGATGGCACCCTGACCGACGCCTACGGCAACCAGGTGGACTTCAAGAACACTCTCCTGCTCATGACCTCGAACATCGGGTCGAAGCTGGTTCTGCGGGGCGGCCGGATGGGCTTCGGCAGCCAGGACGCGGAAGAGGCCTTTCGCCGGGTGGAGGACGAGATCCTCTCCGAGCTCCGCCGGTCTTTCAGCCCGGAGTTCATCAACCGGGTGGACGAGGTGATCGTCTTCCACCCGCTGGGGGAGAGCGAGCTCCGGGCCATCGTCGACCTGCTCCTCGACGACGTCAACGTGACGCTGGCGCAGCGCAATCTCCGTGTCGAAGTGTCGCCGGCGGGGAAGGAATGGCTGCTGCGCAGGGCCGGAATTGACGCCTCGACGGGGGCGCGACCCCTAAGGCGGACGATTCAGCGTCATGTGCAGGATACAATCTCCGAGTTGCTGATCCGTTCGAGCAAGCAGGACTTCGAAGTGATCGAGGCCGATGTGGAGGGTTCCGGGCTCACGGTGCGGGCGCGACCGCGAGAGCTGGAACCCAGCAGGACCTGAAAAAACTCCCGGTTCCTGGCTGGCCGCGACCGCGGCCGCCGAGCATGGTACCCGTCTTGCAGCGCGCGGAGATTCTATGAGGCATGTTCAGCGTTGGCTGCTGGTCGTAATCTTCCTGCTCGCTGCAGGTGCGCGCGCAGAGACCATCCGCGAAGTCGAGTTCCGGGGGCTGCACCTGCTCGCGGAGGAGACCGTCAAGTACTACCTCGGCCTGACCGACGGGCAGGAGCTCGACGAGGGCGCCCTGAATCGCGCCATCGAGGAGCTGTGGCGGCGCAACCTGATCGACGACCTGAAGATCGAGAAGGTCGAGGCGGCGGGCGGCGTCAAGCTGATCGTCACCGTGACCGAGCGCCCGATCCTCCGGTCGCTGGACTTCAAGGGCCTGAAGCGCCTCTCCCGGACCGACATCACCGAACGCATCACGAAGGAGTCGATCTCGGTCCGCGAGGGCTCGCCGATCTCGCTCGGCGAGATCAAGCGGCTTCAGACGACGATCGAGGAGATGTACCGGGAGAAGGGCTTCCGCTTCGCCCAGGCCGACTTTCTCCTCGAGGAGGTCGCCCCGACCGAGCGCCGGGTGGTGTTCACGATCGACGAAGCCGAGAAGGTCCGGATCGGCGACATCAAGTTCGCCGACAACACGGTCTACGGTGACTGGCGTCTGAAGTGGGCGATGAGCAAGACGAAGGAGTCGAATCTCCTTTGGCGGATGCTCAAGAAGGACATCTACAACCCGGCCACCATCGCCGAGGACCTCGTGAAGGTCAAAGATCTCTACCGCGGCGCCGGCTACAAGAACGCCCGGCTCGACGAGCCGATCCTCAGCGTGCGGGAGAAGGGGAGCGGCAAGCGCAGCCTCGGAATCGGGATCCCGGTCGTCGAGGGCGCGCGCTTCAAGCTCGGCGAGGTCAAGATCGAAGGCAACCAGGTTTTCAACCAGCAGTTTCTGGCGGCGCAGTTCTCGCGCCCGCGCGGCGGCTGGCTGCGGTCGTCGATGATCGACAAGGGTCTCGAATCGGTCGAGGATGCCTACAAGAACTACGGACACATCTTCGCCAACTTCGACACCCAGCTGGTCGAGCGCGGAGACGACGTCGCCGACATCGAGATCAAGATCACCGAAGGCGACCAGTATCGCGTCGGGCGGATGGAGTTCGAAGGCAATACCCGCACGCGCGACAAGGTCCTGCGTCGGGAGTTCCGGATCCAGGAGGGCACCCTGCTGAACATGGGCGCCATCAAGGGGAGCCTGTTCAAGGTCAACCAGCTCGGCTATTTCAAGCTCAACGAGGACGATCCGATCGTCTTCGAGAACTTCGACACCGAGAAGAAGACGGTGGACGTGAAGGTGAAGGGCGTCGAGAGCGATCGCACCGAGCTCCAGGTAGGCGCAGGCTGGAGTGAAACCTACGGCTTCTTCGGACAGCTCTCCGTGCGGACCCAGAACTTCCTCGGCCGAGGCGAGACGGTGGGCCTCTCCTTCCAGTCCGGCCGCTACCAGGACGAGTACGGCCTCTCGTACTACATTCCATGGTGGCTCGACCGCCCCCAGAGCATCGGCCTGCAGTTGTTCAAGAGCGACCTCAACTACTCGCAGTACGCCAGTCAGCAGTCGGAGCGCCGCAGTGAAGGCGCGGTCCTCACCTACGGGCGCAACTTCGGTCTGTTCGGCAGTGGCAGCGTCAGCTACACGATCTCGCAATCCCAGGACAGGCTGTTCTACACCGGGCCGCTGGATGCCATCGTCGAGCTGAGCTACGACATCGCGAATTCGTCGATTCAGCCGGTCTACACCTTCGACAGCCGCGACAGCCGGCTCGAGACGACGCGCGGTTGGAACCTCGTCGGCTCGCTCGAATACGCCGGCGGCTTCCTCGGCGGCGACAACTACTTCTGGCGTCCCGAAGTCCACCTCTCCCGCTTCCAGCCGCTCACGTTCTCGCCGGTCAAGACCCTGCTGGCGCTCAACCTGGAGGCCGGACAGGTCATCCCGTTCGACGGCCGCGAGGTCGTCCCGCTCGAGCGCTATTTCATCGGCGGCGAGAACAGTGTCCGCGGGTTCCAGTTCCGGTCGATCTACGTGCGTGACGAGAACACGAACCTGCCGGTGCTCCAGGATGGGTACTTCAAGGGCGGCGACAAGTTCCTGCAGATGAACCTCGAGCTCCAGGTTCTGGTCGGCGGGCCGTTCCGGGTCATCGCCTTCGTCGACGGCGGCAACGTCTACGACGACGACCAGAGCCTCGACCCCTCCAATATCCGTACCTCGGCAGGTGGCGAGCTGCGCATCTTCGTGCCGATCTTCGGCGCTCCCCTGCGATTCATTTATGCTTCGAACCTGGACCCTCTGCCCGATGACCGGTTCGAGAGCTTCCAATTCAGCATCGGCGCAACTTTCTGATTCATAAGGAGTGAGTTCATGTCTGCGAGTCTCTGGAGGGAAGCGAAGGCAGTGTCCGGGCGGATCGCGGTGGCGTTGTCCGTCCTCGCCCTGGTGCCGGCGTCGGCGGCGCTCGCCCAGGCCGGCAAGGTGGCGGTCATCGACGTGCAGCGCCTGGTGACCGATTCGGTCGCCGGCAAGGAGGCGCTCGCGCGCCTGAAGAAGCTGCAGGACGACAAGATCGCCGAG of Thermoanaerobaculia bacterium contains these proteins:
- the bamA gene encoding outer membrane protein assembly factor BamA, which translates into the protein MRHVQRWLLVVIFLLAAGARAETIREVEFRGLHLLAEETVKYYLGLTDGQELDEGALNRAIEELWRRNLIDDLKIEKVEAAGGVKLIVTVTERPILRSLDFKGLKRLSRTDITERITKESISVREGSPISLGEIKRLQTTIEEMYREKGFRFAQADFLLEEVAPTERRVVFTIDEAEKVRIGDIKFADNTVYGDWRLKWAMSKTKESNLLWRMLKKDIYNPATIAEDLVKVKDLYRGAGYKNARLDEPILSVREKGSGKRSLGIGIPVVEGARFKLGEVKIEGNQVFNQQFLAAQFSRPRGGWLRSSMIDKGLESVEDAYKNYGHIFANFDTQLVERGDDVADIEIKITEGDQYRVGRMEFEGNTRTRDKVLRREFRIQEGTLLNMGAIKGSLFKVNQLGYFKLNEDDPIVFENFDTEKKTVDVKVKGVESDRTELQVGAGWSETYGFFGQLSVRTQNFLGRGETVGLSFQSGRYQDEYGLSYYIPWWLDRPQSIGLQLFKSDLNYSQYASQQSERRSEGAVLTYGRNFGLFGSGSVSYTISQSQDRLFYTGPLDAIVELSYDIANSSIQPVYTFDSRDSRLETTRGWNLVGSLEYAGGFLGGDNYFWRPEVHLSRFQPLTFSPVKTLLALNLEAGQVIPFDGREVVPLERYFIGGENSVRGFQFRSIYVRDENTNLPVLQDGYFKGGDKFLQMNLELQVLVGGPFRVIAFVDGGNVYDDDQSLDPSNIRTSAGGELRIFVPIFGAPLRFIYASNLDPLPDDRFESFQFSIGATF
- a CDS encoding purine-nucleoside phosphorylase encodes the protein MRHWQEELVQAVARWRELGRPVPDVALVAGSGLSVDLGVPIAGPEPLADWLPFPVLSVPGHRHEVELLELPGGRRVLYFRGRIHGYQGYTPADVVFPIRFAALLGTKTLVMTNAAGGVRPEWPAGTLAAVSDQLNLTGGNPLSGDPPAAWGARFPDMLDAFDPGLRELAGRRARDLGFELQEGVYAGLNGPSYETPAEVRMLRILGADLVGMSTVHEIVAARHLGMKCLVLSLVANPGAGVTDAPLHHEEVLEAGRAAASRVKSLLAALLGDPALD
- the lysS gene encoding lysine--tRNA ligase translates to MSELDEQIANRRRKRAELAARGVDAFPARCDFDLEPAAVQAQFGATSAEDLASGKQRLRVPGRVRAIREQGKLVFVDLHDGTAKLQLFIRRNLLDAASVELLDALDLGDYLLAEGELLRTRVGELSIAPERLTLLAKALRPLPEKWHGLADTEIRYRQRYLDLVANPESRRVFEIRAGIVSGLRAYFDRHGFLEVETPMMQAVPGGASARPFVTHHNALDIDLYLRIAPELYLKRLLVGGMHRVYEINRNFRNEGLSTQHNPEFTMLEFYWAYSNYEHLMDVTEELLVELAERILGTKKLLYKGKELDLTPPWPRLSMGAALQRFAGVSAEQTSTAAGLIAAFRERGIEVPKTALGAGGANYGLLLSALFEELCEEHLEQPVFIIDHPVEISPLSKQKPSDPRFTERFELYLGGMEIANAFSELNDPDVQAERFRQQLTAREAGDGEAHRFDADYVRALEHAMPPAGGEGIGIDRLTMIFADRASIRDVILFPLLRPERADTATEATTDEASGKAAGGVAAPAAAAGDAVETK
- a CDS encoding ABC transporter permease; translated protein: MSAGNLPFSLALALRYLRSTRKDAFVSFLSLVAAAGIGLGVAALVLALAALTGMQEALTSEILARTPALEVQLPARLGPAAVALLAESLRSDSEVTAVQQALSGKGWIVVSGRAMPVEVTGFEGEVPAQFPGASGEPPGLYLGDREAARLGIAPATIVTIASPRPTLTPFGPQPRAVNLRLAGLFHSGKSEQRARAALPIERAVQLFGADRPRRLLVTLTSLDAAAGVATRLSSRVPEGSRISTWQELNRPLFFALRLEKSVMFVAVSLIVVVAALALIADLSLIAANKRREIGLLIAMGGSAGTLRAAFCWLGAMLGGIGTLAGAAVGSAAAVILDRARLIRMPGDVYFLDYLPFAVPVRDLAVIVAVTLLWALACSWYGASRVAQLDPMAALRS
- a CDS encoding ABC transporter ATP-binding protein codes for the protein MTIAISMRGVDKSYRDAARTVEVLRAIDLAVEGGDRLAIVGPSGSGKSTLLHLLGGLDRPDAGEIVVGERSLANLGAAELAAFRNRTIGFVFQFQQLLADFTALENVMIPGRIAGIPAAELAVRARRLLAQVGMVEREEHFPSQLSGGEQQRVALCRALLLDPPLLLADEPTGSLDPESGAAVVELLETLQSGRGMTAIVVTHNPVLARRCDRILRLEGGALHSESV
- a CDS encoding ATP-dependent Clp protease ATP-binding subunit, with the translated sequence MFEKFNEKARRALFFARYEASKLGSRVIESEHVLLGILREGEETVTELFRRFHARPEDVRREIEGERVFVERISSTAELPLSEESKKILAYAAHEAESMLHAAVGSEHLLVGILRVEGSVAARILTQQSFDVYTLREEVLAIAKEREASLQKKELPFLSEYSRDLTALATQGSFDPLIGREREVERIVQILSRRTKNNPILLGEPGVGKTAIVEGLALRIVEGRVPIFLAQKRVLALDLSLIVAGTKYRGQFEERLKGILKELKESKDIIVFVDEIHSLIGAGSAEGSLDAANILKPALSRGEVSCIGATTIKEYRKFIEKDRSLLRRFQSVQVSPPNQEETLQILDGVKDRYESFHKVRYSSDALRRAIYQTSRYITDRFQPDKAIDVIDEAGAKVKLRKVKDTQNLRRLEQEIRQVVRDMKSAISEKNFESAVFLREREIELREDLERMGAASDEDAELEVTTRDIEEVIAAWTGIPVSSLQEDEAERLLHMEETLRKHVVGQEMAISGISRAIRRSRLGVANPQRPMGSFIFLGPSGVGKTEVARRLAEFLFGSQHALVRFDMSEYMEKHAVSKLIGSPPGYIGHEEGGQLTERVRRQPYSLVLFDEIEKAHPDVANLLLQILDDGTLTDAYGNQVDFKNTLLLMTSNIGSKLVLRGGRMGFGSQDAEEAFRRVEDEILSELRRSFSPEFINRVDEVIVFHPLGESELRAIVDLLLDDVNVTLAQRNLRVEVSPAGKEWLLRRAGIDASTGARPLRRTIQRHVQDTISELLIRSSKQDFEVIEADVEGSGLTVRARPRELEPSRT